The proteins below are encoded in one region of Fulvia fulva chromosome 9, complete sequence:
- a CDS encoding 7,8-dihydropterin-6-methyl-4-(beta-D-ribofuranosyl)-aminobenzene-5'-phosphate synthase gives MVHTSLTMHPLDLVELDSLEILVIIDNELDPISPCPNPSVVQTGSLRDIAIASEPPSSPRAEAIREFRMDSICCSAHGLSLMITGTKGDTMRTILFDTGPEEAAFERNAKRLKADLAKIEMIRLSHWHRAHSGGMLQVLRMIDEARAGHQSQLPPVSVDLHPDRPMYSGIKVPDVPPFSMEADPTFEEIEQVGGKVVKSDQPHTVLDDMFLVSGEIPRVTEYERGLKFGTRLRSLEKGWEDDSLMKDERLLMCKVKEKGIVMFTGCSHAGVVNASRHAAELGQGTPLWAVMGGYHLADGEPELVQKTVSDLKALDVQVMLAGHCTGWRAKFEIQNQMPGRQCHLS, from the exons ATGGTCCATACTTCCCTCACCATGCATCCTCTTGATCTAGTTGAACTCGACTCCCTCGAAATCCTCGTCATAATCGACAACGAACTCGACCCAATCTCCCCATGTCCCAACCCCTCAGTCGTCCAAACCGGCAGCCTGAGGGATATTGCCATAGCCAGCGAGCCACCATCTTCACCTCGCGCCGAGGCGATTCGTGAGTTTCGCATGGACTCTATCTGTTGTAGCGCGCATGGGCTCTCTCTCATGATCACGGGGACCAAAGGAGATACCATGCGCACCATCCTCTTCGATACAGGTCCAGAGGAAGCCGCGTTTGAGCGGAATGCAAAGCGTCTCAAGGCGGATCTGGCTAAGATTGAGATGATTCGGCTCTCGCACTGGCATAGGGCTCATTCGGGTGGAATGTTGCAGGTCCTGCGTATGATCGATGAGGCGAGGGCGGGGCATCAGTCGCAGCTGCCTCCTGTCAGTGTTGATCTCCATCCGGATCGACCGATGTATAGTGGGATCAAAGTTCCAGATGTGCCGCCGTTCTCGATGGAAGCGGATCCGACATTCGAGGAGATCGAGCAAGTCGGTGGTAAGGTCGTCAAGAGTGACCAGCCACATACTGTGCTCGATGATATGTTCCTGGTGTCTGGAGAGATCCCGCGGGTGACTGAGTATGAGAGAGGCCTGAAGTTCGGGACTCGTCTGCGGAGCCTGGAAAAGGGTTGGGAGGATGACTCGCTGATGAAGGATGAGCGTTTGCTGATGTGCAAGGTCAAAG AAAAGGGTATTGTCATGTTCACTGGATGCTCGCACGCAGGCGTCGTAAACGCATCAAGACATGCGGCGGAGCTGGGCCAAGGAACGCCCCTCTGGGCTGTTATGGGCGGGTACCACCTTGCAGATGGTGAGCCAGAGCTTGTCCAGAAGACAGTGTCCGACCTCAAAGCTCTGGACGTGCAAGTCATGCTGGCAGGGCATTGTACCGGGTGGCGTGCCAAGTTCGAGATCCAGAATCAGATGCCCGGACGCCAGTGCCATCTTTCGTAG